Proteins encoded within one genomic window of Gadus macrocephalus chromosome 18, ASM3116895v1:
- the dbf4b gene encoding uncharacterized protein dbf4b, with amino-acid sequence MGGGLLGVLPPGEKRLTGKSFFLDNVKRRAAALLVEAIFHLGGKVEGFLHKDVTFLVTGSQEASPEERIQPAKTEAKGGRGETDPPRDGVREAKDRPWPTTPLPARPTCFGSRGMALLEKAIRNNERLQGSVLQKARSWGVQILYVDDILLYLQRLTRESFNTKQKKAELKNCSKVAVRVVKAAGLKCPYLKVEDLSRKYKPLYVQSLSFPSFCFSGRFGPSEPPVPPAPCPEKGPEQECDTKESHKVASGPLGPPEPPLPLKPSPWRALNKVQGYCECCLEAFTNQEEHLVSATHRGFLQQASNYSALDRLVASLLPGFDPNPPQHIDPSLDSFPTPACGPSPGAADLLTLSDGAAEKAVRALLNPVAAFDEAFRSLPAKPPSPPPPAPRPVPSHHASHPTCAPILAALLAAPRPPSPCMGLRPLDPPTLTPCSPLRQPPKLEPLSPCKLTPHGTSSDPYSQPPVLSPQAPDTRYERLDLFSDPPELSPEIPILPLPALQGMQVSGSETNHSLFNVLEKIGALCPETSPPSALCRSSSFPLMASTSSNSKKRSRSASPRRKSTKRRRLAFSVDQRSFCKPEGDLSVGLPGPVHLGPVCSSTDLAVAQACMGSDPPGDLGLGEPLHLKSLLWDSPSCGPVPPEGVKEATKPTFTSFLVPHTKVFSQPPMRRASSHSGLGDQPPSPVSPNTPDCSFSIQTPPGSHHTQSSQCSLPHAVSSVCIESALVPDIAGLSPSSSESDWDHEFLSRLAPTGAPPQEPLLSTRGRCGLDQELLQRACTWAHNSSYEARLHSALQPPTSRVL; translated from the exons ATGGGAGGAGGCCTCCTTGGTGTCCTGCCTCCTGGGGAGAAGAGGCTGACGGGAAAGTCCTTCTTCCTGGACAACGTCAAGAGACGGGCAGCCGCCTTGCTGGTGGAGGCCATCTTTCACCTGGGAGGG AAGGTGGAGGGTTTCCTCCACAAGGACGTGACCTTCCTGGTGACCGGGAGTCAGGAGGCGTCGCCAGAGGAGAGGATCCAGCCCGCCAAGACGGAGGCCAAAGGCGGGCGAGGGGAGACGGACCCCCCCAGAGACGGAGTCCGGGAGGCCAAGGACCGGCCGTGGCCGACCACGCCCCTCCCAGCGCGCCCCACG tgTTTCGGCAGTCGTGGAATGGCCCTACTGGAGAAAGCCATTCGCAACAAT GAGCGACTGCAGGGAAGTGTCTTGCAGAAAGCCCGCTCGTGGGGTGTGCAGATTCTCTATGTGGATG ATATCCTGCTGTACCTACAAAGATTAACAAGGGAGAGCTTCAACACCAAGCAGAAAAAAGCGGAG CTGAAGAACTGCAGCAAAGTAGCTGTTCGTGTCGTTAAAG CTGCCGGTCTGAAGTGCCCCTACCTCAAAGTGGAGGATTTAAGCAG GAAGTACAAGCCGCTGTACGTCCAGTCCCTGAGCTTCCCCAGCTTCTGCTTCTCGGGCCGCTTCGGCCCCTCCGAGCCCCCCGTCCCTCCTGCTCCCTGCCCCGAGAAAGGCCCGGAACAAGAATGCGACACCAA AGAGTCCCACAAAGTGGCCAGCGGACCTCTGGGCCCCCCGgagccccccctgcccctcaaaCCCTCCCCATGGCGGGCGCTCAACAAGGTCCAGGGCTACTGTGAATGCTGCCTGGAGGCCTTCACCAACCAGGAGGAG CACCTGGTGTCCGCCACACACCGTGGGTTTCTGCAGCAGGCCTCCAACTACAGCGCGTTGGACCGGTTGGTGGCCAGCCTCCTCCCGGGCTTCGACCCAAACCCCCCCCAGCACATTGACCCTTCCCTCGACAG CTTCCCCACACCAGCGTGCGGCCCCAGCCCCGGTGCGGCCGACCTGCTGACCCTCAGTGACGGCGCGGCGGAGAAGGCCGTCAGAGCGCTGCTGAACCCAGTGGCGGCCTTCGACGAGGCCTTCCGCAGCCTCCCCGCCAAGCCTccctccccgccgccccccgccccccggcccgTGCCTTCACACCACGCCTCGCACCCGACCTGCGCGCCCATCCTCGCTGCCCTGCTGGCCGCCCCACGCCCTCCCTCGCCGTGCATGGGGCTGCGACCTCTGGACCCCCCGACGCTCACCCCCTGCTCGCCCCTCCGACAGCCCCCTAAACTCGAGCCGCTCTCCCCCTGCAAGCTAACCCCGCATGGGACCTCTTCCGATCCGTACTCCCAGCCCCCGGTCCTCAGTCCCCAGGCCCCGGACACCCGTTACGAGCGCCTCGACCTCTTCTCGGACCCGCCGGAGCTCAGCCCTGAGATCCCGATCCTGCCCCTTCCCGCCCTCCAAGGCATGCAGGTCTCTGGTTCTGAGACAAACCACAGTTTGTTCAATGTCCTAGAGAAGATCGGAGCGTTGTGTCCTGAGACCAGCCCCCCGTCGGCCCTGTGTCGatcttcctccttccccctgATGGCGTCGACGTCGTCGAACTCTAAAAAACGCAGCCGGTCTGCCAGCCCCAGACGGAAGTccacgaagaggaggaggctggcGTTCTCTGTCGACCAGCGGTCCTTTTGTAAACCAGAGGGTGATCTGAGTGTGGGCCTCCCTGGCCCTGTACACCTCGGCCCAGTGTGCTCCAGTACAGACCTCGCGGTGGCTCAGGCCTGCATGGGGTCAGACCCACCGGGGGACTTGGGTCTTGGCGAGCCCCTCCATCTAAAGTCCCTTCTCTgggattctccttcctgtggCCCGGTCCCTCCAGAGGGAGTCAAAGAAGCCACAAAACCCACTTTCACCTCGTTCCTTGTGCCACACACCAAGGTCTTCTCCCAGCCCCCCATGCGTCGGGCCAGCAGCCATTCCGGTCTGGGGGACCAACCTCCCTCCCCGGTCTCCCCCAACACTCCAGACTGTTCCTTCTCCATCCAAACCCCCCCCGGGTCCCACCACACCCAGTCCAGCCAGTGCTCCCTCCCCCACGCCGTCTCCTCTGTGTGCATCGAGTCCGCCCTGGTGCCCGACATAGCCGGCCTCTCCCCGTCGTCCTCGGAGTCGGACTGGGACCACGAGTTCCTTTCCCGGCTCGCCCCGAcgggagcccccccccaggaacccctcctctccacccggGGTCGCTGTGGGCTGGACCAGGAGCTCCTTCAGAGGGCCTGTACCTGGGCGCACAACAGCAGCTACGAGGCGCGCCTGCACTCCGCCCTGCAGCCCCCCACCAGCCGGGTCCTGTAG
- the LOC132446194 gene encoding gap junction gamma-1 protein-like, which translates to MSWSFLTRLLEEIHNHSTFVGKIWLTVLIVFRIVLTAVGGESIYYDEQSKFICNSGQPGCENVCYDAFAPLSHVRFWVFQIILVATPSLMYLGYAVNKIARADDRAGVGGGGGDGLPQRRAPRKSYPGARRQHRGVEEAEDDHEEDPMIYEVAEPESDGGGAGGAAGGADGGAGGADGGGVKAKARHDGRQRIKEDGLMRIYVLQLLARSLLEVGFLLGQYALYGMAVPSTYACSGPPCPHTVDCFVSRPTEKTIFLLIMYAVSLLCLALNFWEMLHLGVGTICDILGSQRSPAPSSDEASHPYGVARGPATEPAYGNAPFSWSTPSAPPGYNFAVKPPLASNEYQEPALQPPPAALPFTDLTNAKAACQQNRANIAQEENQRFADDQNLPKTGVGGGCGALRKELHLAQNRLEAAINAYGQQGDYNKNGRSPGNKANSGGRKQRAVSRTGSGRAGGRGQGGSSGSSCNSKYGEVKGSEWI; encoded by the coding sequence ATGAGCTGGAGCTTCCTGACCCGCCTGCTGGAGGAGATCCACAACCACTCCACCTTCGTGGGGAAGATCTGGCTGACGGTGCTCATCGTGTTCCGCATCGTGCTGACGGCGGTGGGCGGCGAGTCCATCTACTACGACGAGCAGAGCAAGTTCATCTGCAACTCGGGCCAGCCGGGCTGCGAGAACGTCTGCTACGACGCCTTCGCCCCGCTCTCCCACGTCCGCTTCTGGGTCTTCCAGATCATCCTGGTGGCCACGCCCTCCCTCATGTACCTGGGCTACGCCGTCAACAAGATCGCCCGCGCCGACGACCGGGCgggcgtcggcggcggcggcggggacgGTTTGCCCCAGCGCCGCGCGCCCAGGAAGTCGTACCCGGGCGCCCGGAGGCAGCACCGCGgcgtggaggaggcggaggacgaCCACGAGGAGGACCCCATGATCTACGAGGTGGCCGAGCCGGAGAGCGACGGCGGAGGGGCCGGGGGAGCGGCGGGCGGGGCGGACGGGGGCGCGGGCGGGGCCGACGGGGGCGGGGTCAAGGCCAAGGCGCGCCACGACGGGCGCCAGCGCATCAAGGAGGACGGGCTGATGCGTATCTACGTGCTGCAGCTGCTGGCGCGCTCCCTGCTGGAGGTGGGCTTCCTGCTCGGGCAGTACGCGCTGTACGGCATGGCGGTGCCCTCCACGTACGCCTGCTCGGGCCCGCCCTGCCCGCACACGGTGGACTGCTTTGTGTCGCGGCCCACCGAGAAGACCATCTTCCTGCTCATCATGTACGCCGTGTCCctgctctgcctggccctcaaCTTCTGGGAGATGCTGCACCTGGGCGTGGGCACCATCTGTGACATCCTGGGCTCCCAGCGCTCCCCAGCGCCCTCCTCCGACGAGGCCTCCCACCCGTACGGAGTGGCCAGAGGGCCGGCGACGGAGCCCGCGTACGGGAACGCGCCCTTCTCCTGGAGCACGCCGTCGGCCCCGCCCGGCTACAACTTCGCAGTCAAGCCCCCGCTGGCCTCCAACGAGTACCAGGAGCCGGCGCTGCAGCCGCCCCCCGCGGCCCTGCCCTTCACCGACCTCACCAACGCCAAGGCGGCCTGCCAGCAGAACCGGGCCAACATCGCCCAGGAGGAGAACCAGCGCTTCGCCGACGACCAGAACCTCCCCAAGACCGGTGTGGGCGGCGGCTGCGGAGCCCTGCGGAAGGAGCTGCACCTGGCTCAGAACCGGCTGGAGGCGGCCATCAACGCCTACGGCCAGCAGGGGGACTACAACAAGAACGGCAGGTCCCCCGGCAACAAGGCCAACAGCGGGGGCCGCAAGCAGCGGGCCGTGTCCCGCACggggtcgggtcgggccggtGGCAGGGGCCAGGGGGGGAGCAGTGGGAGCAGCTGCAACAGCAAGTACGGAGAGGTGAAGGGGTCTGAGTGGATCTAG